Proteins encoded in a region of the Puntigrus tetrazona isolate hp1 chromosome 12, ASM1883169v1, whole genome shotgun sequence genome:
- the cdc42ep4b gene encoding cdc42 effector protein 4 → MPILKQLVSSSSQSKRRSRADLTAEMISAPLGDFRHTMHVGRGGDAFGDTSFLSSRSGEPPKEPEVQQSSPKQSLLSRTFRSSKRSQSANRDKLDKSKLAPPGGSPSYVKNAISLPYLNDEDAGRGTGVHLPKSVSSSPLKKLPEDEIKPVNGATAHAVSDIELDEKSFGELTDLRPSVPFTGGMKHAESIMSFNIDLGPSMLGDILSVMEKKGFDDDDLGFEEGKSSEGRSSPPQSPPNEVEEEDPLPPIRPPRQRPGTNPYTPELQTRNHQHLDSCSLSSSGSTVLDEKSNNQMYEVNMNNIKYSSPRVQDDDDFSYMDDDDDDEIRV, encoded by the coding sequence ATGCCTATTCTGAAGCAGCTTGTGTCCTCGTCCTCCCAGTCAAAGCGGCGTTCTCGTGCTGACCTGACTGCGGAGATGATCAGCGCACCTCTGGGAGACTTCCGTCACACTATGCACGTGGGTCGAGGAGGCGACGCGTTCGGAGACACCTCCTTTCTTAGCAGTCGCTCAGGAGAGCCTCCAAAGGAGCCCGAAGTACAGCAGAGCTCACCTAAACAGAGCCTTCTTTCCCGTACATTCCGAAGCAGTAAGCGCTCCCAATCTGCCAATCGTGACAAGCTTGACAAATCCAAACTGGCGCCCCCTGGTGGCTCACCAAGTTATGTAAAAAACGCAATCTCGCTGCCATATTTGAATGACGAGGACGCAGGACGTGGTACTGGAGTCCACCTTCCCAAGAGCGTGTCTTCAAGTCCTTTAAAGAAACTTCCAGAAGACGAAATAAAGCCAGTTAATGGAGCCACGGCGCATGCTGTATCAGACATAGAGCTGGATGAGAAGAGTTTCGGAGAGCTGACTGATTTGCGTCCATCGGTTCCTTTCACCGGAGGCATGAAACATGCAGAATCCATCATGTCCTTCAACATTGATCTGGGTCCATCCATGCTGGGCGACATCTTGAGCGTGATGGAGAAGAAGGGCTTCGACGATGACGATCTGGGATTTGAAGAAGGCAAGAGTAGCGAGGGACGTAGCTCGCCACCCCAGAGCCCTCCTAACGAAGTGGAAGAAGAGGACCCTCTTCCTCCCATCCGGCCCCCACGCCAAAGACCAGGCACCAACCCCTACACCCCAGAGCTCCAAACCAGGAACCATCAACACCTAGACAGCTGTTCACTCTCCAGCTCAGGGTCCACCGTGCTGGATGAAAAATCCAACAATCAGATGTATGAAGTGAACATGAACAACATCAAGTACAGCTCACCTCGAGTTCAAGACGATGACGACTTCTCCTACATGGATGATGACGATG